GCGCAAATGACCCGTGTCGCGGATCTGATGCACCCCGGGCCGTCGCTGCCGCTGGTCGATGCCGACATGCCAATGTCCGAGGCGCTGCTGGTGATGTCCTCCAAGGGGTTCGGCATCGCCGCCGTGGTGTCCGAGGATGGCGCATTGCTGGGCATCGTCACCGACGGCGACTTGCGGCGCAACATGGATCATCTGATGAGCCGCAGCGCCGGAGAGATTGCCACAAGGAACCCCGTCACCGTCACCCCCGACACGCTGGCCGCCCGGGCGCTGGCGGTGATGAACGAGCGCAAGATCTCGGTTCTGCTGGTGGTCGATGGGGACAGCCGCCCGGTGGGTGTGCTGCATATCCACGACTGCCTGCGCGCCGGCGTCGCCTGAATTACCCGCCATCTGGAGCCTGCCATGAAATCCGTGATCCTGATCCCCGCCCGCTATGCCTCGACCCGCTATCCGGGCAAGCCGCTGGCGGAACTGACCCTGCCCGACGGCACAAACAAGAGCCTGATCCGCCTGAGTTGGGAGGCGGCACAACAGGTGCGCGGGGTGGATGCCGTCTATGTGGCCACCGATGATGACCGTATCGCGGATGCGGCGCGGGCCTTTGGTGCAGAGGTGATCATGACCTCATCAGACTGCCGCAATGGCACCGAACGCTGCGCCGATGCGCTAGAAAAAGCCGGGATAGAGACTGATCTGGTGGTCAATCTGCAAGGCGATGCGCCGTTGACCCCGCCCTGGTTCCTTGAGGATCTGATTGCCGCCATGGCGCAGGATGACACGGCGCAGGTCGCGACCCCTGTGCTGCGCTGCGACGCCACCACCTATGGCCATTTTATTGAGGATCGCCGCGCGGGTCGCGTGGGCGGCACCACTGCGGTCTTTGGCGCGCAGGGCCACGCGCTCTATTTCTCGAAAGAAGTTATTCCCTATATCAACCCGGGTGCCCTGCCCGATCCGATCCCGGTGTTTCATCATGTCGGGGTCTATGCCTATCGCCCTGCCGCCCTGCGGGACTATATGGGTTGGGCATCCGGCCCGCTTGAGGTGCTTGAGGGGTTGGAGCAGTTGCGGTTTCTGGAAAACGGCGTACCCGTCGCCTGTGTCGAGGTTAAGGGCCGTGGCCGGGTGTTCTGGGAGTTGAACAACCCCGAAGACGTTGTCCGGATCAACGCCGCCCTGAAGGAGCTATGATGGATATCCTGAACACCCGCACCGTGACCGTCGGCGATATTGCCATCGGCGGCGCTGCGCCCTTTGCCCTGATCACCGGGCCCTGCCAATTGGAAAGCCTCGATCACGCGCGGATGATGGCGGAACGGATTGCCGAGGCCTGCGCGCCAACTGGCACCCGCTTTATCTTTAAGGCGAGCTACGACAAGGCGAACCGGTCTTCTCTGGGCAGCATGCGCGGCCTGGGCATGGAGGCCGGTCTGGACATTCTGCGCCGCATCCGGGACGAATTCGGCTGCCCGGTGCTGACGGATGTGCACCTGCCCGACCATTGCGCCCCGGCCGCGCAGGTCTGTGACGTGTTGCAGATCCCGGCGTTCCTGTGCCGTCAGACCGACCTGTTGCTGGCAGCAGGCGAAACCGGGCGCGCCATCAACATCAAGAAGGGGCAGTTCCTGGCCCCTTGGGACATGGCCAATGTCGCTGCCAAGGTGGCGAGCACCGGCAATGAGCGGATCCTGCTCTGTGATCGGGGCACCTCGTTCGGGTATAACACGCTGGTCAGCGATTTCCGCTGTCTGCCCACCATGGCTGCGACGGGGTATCCGGTGGTGTTTGACGCCACCCATTCGGTGCAGCAACCCGGCGGACAGGGCGCGACCTCTGGCGGGCAGCGCGAATTCGCTCCGGTGCTGGCGCGAGCGGCCTGCGCTGTGGGGGTGTCTGCGCTGTTTATCGAAACGCATGAAGACCCGGACAACGCCCCCAGCGACGGGCCGAACATGATCCCTGTGGATCAGATGGGCGCGTTGATTGGCCGTTTGCGGGCGTTTGACGATCTGCGCAAACAAGGCGAATAAATTTGACCAATTGGTCAAATGTTTCGCACGCGAAACACTCAGAACAGGGGCGATGTTATGCGGTTCAGGCCGATGTTTGTGACTCTGACGTCGCTCTGGATGATATTTTCAGGTGGGGCCGGGGCTGAGGCGATGGGCAACTCCCCCCGCCAGCTGACCGCCACCTGTGGGACTGAGGGAGCCAAGACCGCGCTGCCTGACGGGCTCTGTGCGCTGTTTCTTCAGCGGCTGGCGGTCGCCTATCCTGATGCCCGCGTCACCGAAGGGAGCGAGCTGCGCCTTGTGGTGCAAAAGCTGAGCGGCGTGAGCATCACCGCGCGGATCGACACCGTACAGGCCGACGGGGTCACGCAGCAGGGCGCGCACCGTGCGATGATGCGCCGGGGCGCCGCGCCGGATCAGGCGGCCCTGAGCCAATTTCTGGATGCGCTGATCGGTGCTACCCCTCTTCCCTGAAGCGATGATCTGAATCTGGGGCCAGAATGTGCAACCTGACCTCTCTGGCCCGCATGATCGGTCCTGTTCCCCAGCGGGACATACCGCAGCTTTGATGCGGTTTTGAAAAGAATTGCGCGTAAGAAACGCGATTTGGACACGTTCCGGTAAATCTCATACCGCAGCCGTTTGGCATCAATCCCAGTGCGTGGGGGCACGCATGGGGTAACGGGCAGTGCCGACGGGATTGCAGCATTTGGGAACGAGTCTGACGGGCAGCTTTGCGGCCCCGTCCAGCACCGTCACACTAACACGGATCGAGACTGCGGCAGGCCTTCGGCTGGCCGTCACCGATCATACATTTGGCGCGACGCAGACGGTGAATGTCACCGGTGCAGGTGCGGCGCAGATTGTGGGAACGATCTGGCATACGCCCGAATCCCGTATCGCGGTGAATGTCGAAGGCGCGGCGGGCAGTCTGCCCACCGCGGTGATCGGCATGGCGCAGCAGGCCTGGGCCGCCGGGGATGTCAGCGGTCATCTGGCCTATCTGGGCACTGGCGCGTTGCAGGCGCAGGCCGCCAGCGTACTTGCCGCCGGGATCAACGGTCAGTCACTGCTGTTTGTCGCGCCGCAGAACGGCAGCGGGATCACCAGCTTTGTCGTGAACGCGAACGGCACGCTGGGGGCGCGGCAGGTGCGCGCGGACACCGATGCCGCATATCTGGATAAACCCAGTGATCTGACCGTGATCGAGACTAATTCCGGCAGTTTCCTTTATGCCGGATCAGCCAGCGAACACGGGCTGAGCGGTTATCGCATTGGGGCGGGCGGCGCGCTGAGCGAGGTTGTGCATCTGGGCCGTGATCAGAGCCTGCCGGTGCAGACTGTCACAGCGCTGGACAGTGCCGAGATCAACGGTCGCGATTTCCTGATTGTCGCGGCCTCGGGCAGTTCCAGCCTGACGGTGCTTGAGGTGGCCGACAATGGCACCCTGCGTGCCGTCGATCAGGTGATTGACGATCTGAACACCCGCTTTGCCGGGGCCGCACAGCTTGAGGTGGTGACGGTGGAGGGGCATGTCTTTGTGTTGGTGGCGGGCAGTGACGATGGCGTCAGCCTGTTCCGCCTCACCCCTCAGGGCTGGCTTGTCCATGTTCAGAGCCTTGCCGATAGCGATGCGACGGCGCTGGCCGGGGTTTCTGCGCTTGGCGCGCAGGCGGTGACGGGCGGGTTCGAGGTGCTGGTGACCGCAGCGAACGAACCCGGAGCGAGCCTGTTTCGCTATGATTTCGCATCGCCGGGGCTGGTGGCCCATGCGGCATCCGGCGGGCTGACCGGCGGTGACGGCGACGATATGCTGTCCCTGGGTGCTGGCAACGGCACAATCACGGGTGGGGCAGGAGACGACATATTGGCGGATGGCACCGGATCTGACCGGCTGGTCGGCGGAGCGGGGGCGGATACCTTTGTGTTGCGCCCGGACGGGCAGCGCGATGTGATCGCGGATATCGACCCTGCACAGGATGTTCTGGACCTGTCGGGCTGGGCGTTTCTGTATTCTGCGGACCAGATCACAGTGCAGACCACAAGCTGGGGCGCAGTATTGCGCTTTGGCGACGAAGAGTTGGAATTGCGCGGCCATGACGGCCGCGGTCTGGATGCCGGGGCGGTCGCGCAGCTGTTGCCGCCGTTGTTGTCCCACGTCCGGGTGGTGACCGGTCCGCTGCTTGTCGCTGCAGCCGAGGTTGATCCTGATCCGTTTCCCGACACGGTGCCGGGGTCCCCCGCTCTGCCCGTACCCGCCCTGCCCGTCAATGTCGATCCCGATCCCACCCCGGTGCCAGACCCTGAACCGCAGCCGGACACCACGCCCAAGCCACAGGCCGGCGGCACTATGGTCGAAGGCAGTGACAGCGACGATACACTGACTGGTGGGTCCGGGGCGGATATCATGCTGGGGCGCGACGGGCACGACCTGTTGCGCGGCAATGCCGGGAACGACAATATCGCCGCCTCGGGTGGAAACGATGCCGTCTGGGGCGGCGACGGTCATGACAATATCGGCGGTGGCACCGGCAATGACACGATCAAGGGTCAGGACGGCAATGACACGCTGGGCGGCGGGCAGGGCAATGATGAAATCGAAGGGGGCGATGGCAAGGATGTGGCCAGTGGTGGCCCCGGCGACGACCTGATCGAAGGTGGAGCAGGTGACGATGTGCTAGCGGGCAGCTTTGGCAACGACACCGTGCAGGGTGAGGACGGCAACGACAACATCGGCGGCGGCTCCGGGCGCGACCGGCTGACCGGAGGGCCCGGCAATGACACGCTGGGCGGCGGCGAAGGAGACGACACCGTCAAAGGCGGCGAAGGTCACGATTTCCTGGCTGGTGGCGGGCGTCACGACCTGCTGCTGGGCGAGGACGGGCAGGACACCCTGAACGGCGGCACCGGCAATGACACGCTGACCGGCGGCGCGGGGGCGGACGTCTTTGTGTTTAATCAGTTCATCGCTGGTGAAGTCGATGTGATCACCGATTTTGGCACTGGCGCTGACGTTCTGCGCCTGTCGGGGGTGGCGGGCGCGACCAAGGCGGCGCGGTTCGACGCGCTCGATATCACGGATGCAGGCGATGGTGTCGAAATCCGCTATGGCGGGCATCTGATCGTGCTGGACGGGATGTCGGCCGATGACCTGGACCTCAGTGACTTTCTGTTCTGAATGTGACGTCTTTCGCAGCGAACGCCAGCCGGGGTGCTGCGTTGCGGGTGTGGTCAGCGCAGCCTATTCCGGGTAGGACTTGATCCGATATCATCCAAGGCAGGCGTCCCCATAATGTGTGTTCTTTGTACTTCTCTTGATCAGGTGATGCTGCGCGCTGCCACTGACAAACCGCTGCCCGGCCTGGCTGGCTCTGAGGGGTCAGGGTTGGTGGCGCATGCCGTCTCAAAGGCGGATCTGAGCGAGGGGGCCGATGCTGCCGGGGGCACCAATACCGCCTATGTTGTCGCTGTCGGAGAGACGTTCGCGGGATCACTTAACACCGCCAGTGACCGTGATTGGGTCGAAATCAGTCTTGAGGCGGGCGAAGAGTATGTTTTTGTCGCCTTCGGGGTCGATGGCGCCACGCTGGGGCTGGACGATACACTGCTGACCCTGCGCAGCAGTACTGGTGGGCAGCTTGCCACCAATGATGATCTGGCATCGAGCCTGGGAAATTACTTTTCCGCCATCGAATACACCGCGTCGACCAGCGGCACCTACTACCTTGAGGTGCAGTCATTCAGCAGCACCGAGGCGGGCAATTACCACCTTCAGACCAGCACCGATGTCTTTAGCGTGGATCAGGTTGCCACCTATATCACACAGATTGACTGGGGGGCCTCGGCCCCGATCCGGCTGGACGCGACATCCGGGGAACAGGTCAGCTATAATTTCAGCAATCTCACCTCTGCAGGCAAGCAACTGGCCCTTTGGGCCCTGGAAGCCTGGGAGATCGCCACCGGGCTGGAATTTATTGCCACCACCAGTCTGACGCCTGACATCTATTTTGATGACAATCAGAGCGGCGCCTTTGCCGGACCGAACAACAACGATACTGACACCGGAATAAGCACGCCCGATTTTGCCAACAGATTGCCCGCCGCGTCGGTCAATGTCAGCACGGCGTGGCTGAGCCAGAACGGCACCACAATCGACAGCTATTCCTATCAGACCTATCTGCACGAAATAGGTCATGCGCTGGGTCTGGGACATGCCGGACCCTATGATGGTGTGGCGGTTTACGGCGACGACAACCTGTATCGCAACGACAGCACATTGCTGTCGGTGATGAGCTATTTCAGCCCCGAGGACAATCCGACCGTGGCAGGCGGCGATCTGGCGATACTAACACCGATGCTGGCCGATCTGGTGGCGGTGAAGGATCTGTATGGCGTGACCCAAGCCTATCAGGGGAACACCGTCTGGGGCGCAAATTCGAACGTCGGCGGCTGGATGGGCACGCTTATGGGTATCCTGTTTGACGGCGACAGCGCCGGATCGGGGTTTTATGCCGGGGCGGATGTGGCGCTGACGCTGTTTGACACTGACGGCATCGATACGCTGGATCTGAGCCCGGTGAACGTGGCGCAGCGTATCGACCTGCGGGCGCAATCCGTCTCGAACGTGGGCGGCGTCGTGGGTGGTCTGTCGGTGGCCCGCGGCACGGTGATCGAGGATGTGATCGGCGGCTCGGGGGCGGACAACATCATCGGCAACAGCGCCGACAACCGGATCACTGGCGGTACGGGCAATGACACGATCAACGGCGGTACAGGGACTGATACCGCAGTGATGAACGTGGCGTGGGCCAGTGCGACCGCAACGCAGCAAGGCACGTCGATCGAGGTGGTGTCGGGGCAGGGCACAGACAGCTACAGCAATATCGAGTTTTTTGAGTTCACCGACGGCACCGTCAGCGCAACTGCGCTTTTGGGCCTGGCCGGCGTGCCCACGGCGGGGGACGACGACCTGACCGGAACCGATGGCGGGGATATAATTGACGGGCTTGCCGGTGATGACACGCTGCGCGGCGGTGGCGGTAGCGACCATCTGACCGGTGGTGCTGGCAATGATCTTGTCGACGGGGGCGAAGGGGATGACATCTTTGTCGAAGGAGCGGGCGATGATACCAGTCAGGGCGGTGCAGGCTCGGATACCGTGACGCTGGGGGTGACCCGGGCCAGTGTGACCGCCACGGCGCTGGCGGGCGGCGGCGTGCGCATCGTGTCGGCCCTGGGCACCGACGATTATACCGGAGTCGAGGTTTTTGTCTTTGCCGACAGCAGGGTCAGCGCCGAGGCGTTGCTGAACCCCGAGGGCGGTGGTGGCATCCTGCAACAAGGGACGTCCGGGGCGGATACGCTGACCGGGACCAACGGACCCGATACGCTGGCGGGGCAGGGCGGCGATGACGTGATCAACGGCCTTGGCGGTGACGATAATCTGGCCGGATCGGACGGAAACGACACTGTATCCGGCGGATCGGGGCGTGACGCCATCGGCGGCGGAACCGGCAGCGATGTGATCGACGGCGGCGATGACAACGACACCATCGGCGCCGGGCAGGGTGACGATCAGGCCACGGGCGGCGCTGGCCATGATATTGTCAACGGCGGTGCGGGTGACGATCTGATCCGGGGCGGTGACGGGGATGATACCATCGGCGCCGGTTTTAACAACGATACGGTTTTTGGTGAAAATGGGGACGATTCCCTCGGCGGTGGCACCGGCCGGGATTATCTGGACGGCGGCGCGGGCGACGATGCGATTGGCGCTGGTGAGGGGGACGATACCGTGCTGGGCGGCAGCGGTGACGATTTCCTGGCAGGCGGTGGGCGCGACGACGTGATTGAGGGCGGCACCGGTGCTGACCGGATCAATGGTGGCGCCGGGAATGACACGTTGTCGGGGGATGCGGGCGCCGATCTGTTTATCTTTAACGCGCTGGTGGTCGGGGAACGCGACGTGGTCACCGATTTTCAGAACGGCATTGACACGATCCGGCTGAGCGGTGTGCAGAACGCGCCGGGCTCGGGGCTCGGCGGGTATGTCGATGCGCTGGAAATCACTGGGACCGACAATGGCGTGCAGCTGGCCTATGGCGGTCATGTCATCGTGCTTGAGGGGGTGACGGCGGCGCAGCTGGACAGTTCGGATTTTATCTTTGTCTGAGGGCGGGCCCTCACGCCGCGGGATTTCGCGGCGAAACAGGCACTGACAGAATGGCTGGGCGGCGTTGGCATGTTGTGCGGGATGCACTGGGTTGGCGGTACGCACGTGAGCCACGCGCTGTGGCCGGGGGGAATCGCTCTGCCGCTTTCGTTCCGGCCCGGCGCTTTGGCGTTTGACAGCCGGGCCCTACTCTCCCTACGATTTCCGCAACAAAAAAACACACTCTTGTGTCACAGCAGGGGTGAGGGAAGTGTCCCGGCAAGATTTCTGCCGGACGGTTGAGAAAAGAGAGCAGCATGTCGATGATTCAAAAGGGGATGATCCCCGATGCCGAAACCCAGCCCGATGCCAAACCCGCAGACCCGGCCGCGCTGGTGCGGCAGCAGCAGGTGGTCAACGGCACGGATGGCAATGATACGCTGAACGGGTCATCGGATGTCGACCTGATGTTTGGCAATGGCGGCAACGATCTGCTGCTGGGGCTTAGCGCGAATGATATTCTGCTGGGCGGCGCGGGCAATGACACGCTGGATGGTGGTGACGGCAATGATGGGCTGTTCGGCGGCGACGGGTCGGACACCCTGCTGATCAGCGCCGGCAGCGATACTCTGGCCGGATACCTGCTGGAGGATGCGGCGTCCGACAGTTCAATCGACACGCTGGATGCCAGCGCCGTGTCGCTGGATATCCTGGATACCAGCGGAATCACGGTGACTTATACCGGGGTGGGTGAGGGCAGTGTCGACTATGATGGCACCAGCCGGTTCTTCGGGATCGAGGCGGTGGTGGGCACGTTGCTGGGCGATGTGATGACCGGCGCTGCCGGCAACGAGATTTTTTCGGGTGGTCTGGGCAACGATACGCTGTCGGGCGGCGCGGGCAATGACCTGTTGCAGGGCGAGGGTGAAAACGACACCCTACTGCTTGGTTCAGGGGCCGACACTCTGGTCGGTGGCACCGGGTCGGATACGCTGAGCGGGGCATCGCTGGGCAGCGGCATGTCGCTGGTCTTTGACGGGGTCGGATCTGGACGTGTCACCGTGGAGTCAGACGTGTCGGAATTTTCCGGGATCGAGGCGGTGCAGGGGTCGGATCTGGCGGATACGCTCACTGGCGGCAGCGGCTCGGACAACCTGTCCGGCGGGCTGGGCAACGATGTGATCATCGGCGGGGCGGGCAGCGACACCACAACAGTGTCGGCCAGCCTGCTCGACACGACGATTTACAGCACCGATAGCGGGTTCCGCATTGTTTCGGATGATGGCGACGACAGCTTTGCCGGGATCGAGACGTATATCTTTTCCGATGTGACCCTAAGTAGCACCGAACTGGCGCAACTTGCCTCTCCCGAGCCCGAGGATACCATCACCGATGGCGGCACCGACACCGTCGACGGCGGTGACCCGGGTGAGACGCTGACCGGCGTCCGCTCGCCGGTTGGTGATGCCATTTCCAGCCGCAGCGATCCGGCGATTGGGGAGGTGCTGTTCGCCGGTGGAGGCGTCACGCTCAGCAGCATTGATTATGTCGGTGCCCCCGAGGCGATCGGCCTGCTGCCGGATGGCCATGTGATCACCGATGGCACGATCTCGGTCGGGATCGAAAACGGCGTATTCCTGTCCTCTGGCGGTGGCCCCGGTTCGGAAAACACCTCGGGCAGCTTTACCGTGAACCATGGCACGGCTGGCAACGCTCTGCTGGACGCGGCTGTGGCAGGGGCCTTTGACGATGCGGGCGGCACCAACGACGCCGCTGTGCTGACGTTTACCTTTGACTCCAGCGAACTGGACGGGTTGACCACGCTCAGCTTCAACGTGTTCTTTGGTTCGGACGAATTTCCGGAATTTGCCGACAGCTCTTTTGTGGATATCGCGGCGGTCTATGTGAACGGCGTGAACTATGCGCTGTTCAACAACGACCCCGGCCAGCCGCTGGCCATCGTCGGCGAAAGCATCAACACCGCCGGCAACTTCTTTTCCAATGGCGGTGACACATTCGACACCGAATATGACGGATTTTCGACCCTGCTGACGG
The DNA window shown above is from Puniceibacterium sp. IMCC21224 and carries:
- a CDS encoding 3-deoxy-manno-octulosonate cytidylyltransferase, with translation MKSVILIPARYASTRYPGKPLAELTLPDGTNKSLIRLSWEAAQQVRGVDAVYVATDDDRIADAARAFGAEVIMTSSDCRNGTERCADALEKAGIETDLVVNLQGDAPLTPPWFLEDLIAAMAQDDTAQVATPVLRCDATTYGHFIEDRRAGRVGGTTAVFGAQGHALYFSKEVIPYINPGALPDPIPVFHHVGVYAYRPAALRDYMGWASGPLEVLEGLEQLRFLENGVPVACVEVKGRGRVFWELNNPEDVVRINAALKEL
- a CDS encoding calcium-binding protein encodes the protein MGTSLTGSFAAPSSTVTLTRIETAAGLRLAVTDHTFGATQTVNVTGAGAAQIVGTIWHTPESRIAVNVEGAAGSLPTAVIGMAQQAWAAGDVSGHLAYLGTGALQAQAASVLAAGINGQSLLFVAPQNGSGITSFVVNANGTLGARQVRADTDAAYLDKPSDLTVIETNSGSFLYAGSASEHGLSGYRIGAGGALSEVVHLGRDQSLPVQTVTALDSAEINGRDFLIVAASGSSSLTVLEVADNGTLRAVDQVIDDLNTRFAGAAQLEVVTVEGHVFVLVAGSDDGVSLFRLTPQGWLVHVQSLADSDATALAGVSALGAQAVTGGFEVLVTAANEPGASLFRYDFASPGLVAHAASGGLTGGDGDDMLSLGAGNGTITGGAGDDILADGTGSDRLVGGAGADTFVLRPDGQRDVIADIDPAQDVLDLSGWAFLYSADQITVQTTSWGAVLRFGDEELELRGHDGRGLDAGAVAQLLPPLLSHVRVVTGPLLVAAAEVDPDPFPDTVPGSPALPVPALPVNVDPDPTPVPDPEPQPDTTPKPQAGGTMVEGSDSDDTLTGGSGADIMLGRDGHDLLRGNAGNDNIAASGGNDAVWGGDGHDNIGGGTGNDTIKGQDGNDTLGGGQGNDEIEGGDGKDVASGGPGDDLIEGGAGDDVLAGSFGNDTVQGEDGNDNIGGGSGRDRLTGGPGNDTLGGGEGDDTVKGGEGHDFLAGGGRHDLLLGEDGQDTLNGGTGNDTLTGGAGADVFVFNQFIAGEVDVITDFGTGADVLRLSGVAGATKAARFDALDITDAGDGVEIRYGGHLIVLDGMSADDLDLSDFLF
- a CDS encoding M10 family metallopeptidase, which translates into the protein MCVLCTSLDQVMLRAATDKPLPGLAGSEGSGLVAHAVSKADLSEGADAAGGTNTAYVVAVGETFAGSLNTASDRDWVEISLEAGEEYVFVAFGVDGATLGLDDTLLTLRSSTGGQLATNDDLASSLGNYFSAIEYTASTSGTYYLEVQSFSSTEAGNYHLQTSTDVFSVDQVATYITQIDWGASAPIRLDATSGEQVSYNFSNLTSAGKQLALWALEAWEIATGLEFIATTSLTPDIYFDDNQSGAFAGPNNNDTDTGISTPDFANRLPAASVNVSTAWLSQNGTTIDSYSYQTYLHEIGHALGLGHAGPYDGVAVYGDDNLYRNDSTLLSVMSYFSPEDNPTVAGGDLAILTPMLADLVAVKDLYGVTQAYQGNTVWGANSNVGGWMGTLMGILFDGDSAGSGFYAGADVALTLFDTDGIDTLDLSPVNVAQRIDLRAQSVSNVGGVVGGLSVARGTVIEDVIGGSGADNIIGNSADNRITGGTGNDTINGGTGTDTAVMNVAWASATATQQGTSIEVVSGQGTDSYSNIEFFEFTDGTVSATALLGLAGVPTAGDDDLTGTDGGDIIDGLAGDDTLRGGGGSDHLTGGAGNDLVDGGEGDDIFVEGAGDDTSQGGAGSDTVTLGVTRASVTATALAGGGVRIVSALGTDDYTGVEVFVFADSRVSAEALLNPEGGGGILQQGTSGADTLTGTNGPDTLAGQGGDDVINGLGGDDNLAGSDGNDTVSGGSGRDAIGGGTGSDVIDGGDDNDTIGAGQGDDQATGGAGHDIVNGGAGDDLIRGGDGDDTIGAGFNNDTVFGENGDDSLGGGTGRDYLDGGAGDDAIGAGEGDDTVLGGSGDDFLAGGGRDDVIEGGTGADRINGGAGNDTLSGDAGADLFIFNALVVGERDVVTDFQNGIDTIRLSGVQNAPGSGLGGYVDALEITGTDNGVQLAYGGHVIVLEGVTAAQLDSSDFIFV
- a CDS encoding choice-of-anchor L domain-containing protein codes for the protein MSMIQKGMIPDAETQPDAKPADPAALVRQQQVVNGTDGNDTLNGSSDVDLMFGNGGNDLLLGLSANDILLGGAGNDTLDGGDGNDGLFGGDGSDTLLISAGSDTLAGYLLEDAASDSSIDTLDASAVSLDILDTSGITVTYTGVGEGSVDYDGTSRFFGIEAVVGTLLGDVMTGAAGNEIFSGGLGNDTLSGGAGNDLLQGEGENDTLLLGSGADTLVGGTGSDTLSGASLGSGMSLVFDGVGSGRVTVESDVSEFSGIEAVQGSDLADTLTGGSGSDNLSGGLGNDVIIGGAGSDTTTVSASLLDTTIYSTDSGFRIVSDDGDDSFAGIETYIFSDVTLSSTELAQLASPEPEDTITDGGTDTVDGGDPGETLTGVRSPVGDAISSRSDPAIGEVLFAGGGVTLSSIDYVGAPEAIGLLPDGHVITDGTISVGIENGVFLSSGGGPGSENTSGSFTVNHGTAGNALLDAAVAGAFDDAGGTNDAAVLTFTFDSSELDGLTTLSFNVFFGSDEFPEFADSSFVDIAAVYVNGVNYALFNNDPGQPLAIVGESINTAGNFFSNGGDTFDTEYDGFSTLLTVLAPVQDGTNTVVIGIADTGDSAYDSGIFVGNLAGSEIQATGSFVNVFGTDEDDILYLNIAPQIVDLAGGRDTITGDLDEVDNDVIYGWGDNDLLIYRESFDVSAFSVVANATTAVLTVDTNGDGVAEAVTTLYGNFSVAEFVVTQVGNTVEVVTVGTLPDPPVVLTGGADDETLRGGSGGDLIQGGGGDDVIDGGEGDDRLGGGAGNDDIEGDFGEDQLGGGPGNDLVDGGDGNDALGGGTGDDLIYGGAGTDTIGGGDGDDSVLAGSGNDIVNGGAGNDLLDGMSGDDTVGGSFGHDEVYGGSGDDSLGGGAGRDTIHAGEGNDIVGGGEGDDVIYGVAGSNFLAGGGRNDLIVGGHDADTINGGTGNDTLAGGAGEDLFIFNGLRVGEVDTIDDFTIGEDLIRLVGVQSFSALSFENTEIYEGAGVTMTIAGHTIMIAGVTMAQLDADDFLFG
- the kdsA gene encoding 3-deoxy-8-phosphooctulonate synthase translates to MDILNTRTVTVGDIAIGGAAPFALITGPCQLESLDHARMMAERIAEACAPTGTRFIFKASYDKANRSSLGSMRGLGMEAGLDILRRIRDEFGCPVLTDVHLPDHCAPAAQVCDVLQIPAFLCRQTDLLLAAGETGRAINIKKGQFLAPWDMANVAAKVASTGNERILLCDRGTSFGYNTLVSDFRCLPTMAATGYPVVFDATHSVQQPGGQGATSGGQREFAPVLARAACAVGVSALFIETHEDPDNAPSDGPNMIPVDQMGALIGRLRAFDDLRKQGE